A genome region from Rhizobium sp. NXC14 includes the following:
- a CDS encoding phosphatidate cytidylyltransferase: MSSFFSIVLAAILGLLAVASATGFILQRRATEPGSVATVHNLNARIRSWWIMVAIFGGAILLGDTAVVVLFAFLSFMALREFWTLTPSRRGDHLALFLSFFVVLPVQYVLLGTLWYGLFSIFIPVYAFLILPAVATLTGDVNEFLARTARVQWGLMLTVYSISHAPALLMLETGTPPALLLVYLVIVVQLSDVFQYVWGKLLGKHRFSPNISPSKTLEGLFGGGASAILVGTLLYRLTPFSPLQAAAVSTVIVVAGFFGGFVLSAIKRDLNAKDWGYVIEGHGGVLDRLDSITFAAPLFFHIVRYWFTT, encoded by the coding sequence ATGAGCAGCTTTTTCTCCATCGTGCTTGCCGCAATCCTCGGCCTGCTGGCCGTCGCCTCCGCTACTGGTTTCATCCTTCAGCGGCGCGCGACCGAGCCCGGATCCGTCGCCACCGTGCATAACCTCAATGCCCGCATCCGCTCATGGTGGATCATGGTCGCGATATTCGGCGGTGCGATCCTGCTCGGCGACACCGCTGTGGTCGTCCTGTTCGCATTCCTGTCCTTCATGGCACTGCGCGAATTCTGGACGCTGACGCCATCGCGGCGCGGCGATCACCTGGCGCTTTTCCTGTCCTTCTTCGTTGTCCTGCCGGTGCAATATGTGCTGCTCGGGACTCTATGGTACGGCCTCTTTTCGATCTTCATCCCGGTCTATGCATTCCTAATCCTGCCGGCAGTGGCGACCCTGACGGGCGACGTAAACGAATTCCTGGCGCGCACCGCCAGGGTGCAATGGGGATTGATGCTGACGGTCTATTCGATCAGCCATGCCCCCGCGCTCCTGATGCTGGAGACCGGCACGCCGCCCGCCCTGCTGCTCGTCTATCTCGTCATCGTGGTGCAGCTCAGCGACGTCTTCCAGTATGTCTGGGGAAAGCTCCTGGGGAAACACCGCTTCTCGCCGAACATCAGCCCATCGAAGACGCTTGAAGGCCTCTTCGGTGGCGGCGCATCGGCCATACTGGTGGGAACGCTGCTCTATCGCCTGACGCCGTTCTCGCCTCTGCAGGCCGCAGCCGTCAGCACCGTCATCGTCGTCGCCGGCTTCTTCGGCGGCTTCGTGCTCTCCGCCATCAAGCGCGATCTCAACGCCAAGGACTGGGGTTATGTGATCGAGGGCCATGGCGGGGTGCTCGATCGTCTCGACTCCATCACCTTTGCCGCGCCGCTGTTCTTCCACATCGTCCGCTATTGGTTCACGACATAG
- a CDS encoding phosphoenolpyruvate hydrolase family protein, translating to MSRIDRNDILNKLRRKIAEGRPIIGGGAGTGLSAKSEEAGGIDLIVIYNSGRYRMAGRGSLAGLLAYGNANEIVKEMGREVLPVVRHTPVLAGVNGTDPFMLPDHFLDELKAMGFAGVQNFPTVGLIDGTFRANLEETGMGFELEIDIVARANAKDMLTTPYVFSSDDAAAMTKAGADIVVCHLGLTTGGAIGAETALTLDGCVEKINAWSDAARSVRDDVIVLCHGGPIAMPADAAYVLARCKGCNGFYGASSMERLPTEVAIRAQVEDFARI from the coding sequence TTGTCCCGTATCGATAGAAACGACATTCTGAACAAGCTTCGCCGCAAGATCGCCGAGGGCCGGCCGATCATCGGCGGCGGCGCCGGCACGGGCCTTTCGGCCAAGAGCGAGGAGGCCGGCGGCATCGACCTGATCGTGATCTATAATTCCGGCCGTTATCGCATGGCCGGGCGTGGCTCGCTGGCCGGCTTGTTGGCCTACGGCAATGCCAACGAAATCGTCAAAGAAATGGGCCGCGAGGTGCTGCCGGTCGTGCGCCACACGCCGGTGCTTGCCGGCGTCAATGGCACCGATCCCTTCATGCTGCCCGATCACTTCCTCGACGAATTGAAGGCTATGGGCTTTGCCGGCGTCCAGAATTTTCCGACGGTCGGGCTGATCGACGGAACGTTCCGCGCCAATCTCGAAGAGACCGGCATGGGCTTTGAGCTGGAAATCGACATCGTCGCCCGTGCGAACGCTAAGGATATGCTGACGACACCCTATGTCTTCAGCAGCGATGACGCCGCCGCCATGACCAAGGCCGGCGCCGATATCGTCGTCTGCCACCTCGGCCTGACCACGGGAGGCGCGATCGGCGCGGAAACGGCGCTGACGCTTGACGGATGCGTGGAGAAGATCAACGCATGGTCGGACGCCGCGAGGTCGGTACGCGACGACGTCATCGTGCTCTGCCATGGCGGCCCGATCGCCATGCCGGCGGATGCGGCCTACGTGCTGGCCCGTTGCAAGGGATGCAACGGTTTCTACGGCGCAAGTTCGATGGAGCGGCTGCCGACCGAGGTCGCCATCCGCGCGCAGGTCGAGGACTTCGCCAGGATATAA
- a CDS encoding GntR family transcriptional regulator: protein MNAPRHLTLRERIYEEIVRLIVSGELPSGVSIDEKELTERLQVSRTPFREAIGTLAKEGLIEIKPYRGFFVRSFTPKEIDDLYELRKTLECFAVELAVPQMSDRHIAGFERILDEAVAALRRGDMATYGIRDKEFHETIAELSGSAPLVETLARLALQIQICRSIANESRDLAERAAEERDQILQAFRSRDITRAKALMHAHISDVQQAVMARFQKENPAR, encoded by the coding sequence ATGAACGCACCGCGCCACCTGACCCTTCGAGAGCGGATCTACGAGGAAATCGTTCGGCTGATCGTTTCCGGCGAACTGCCGAGCGGCGTCTCCATCGACGAAAAGGAACTGACGGAACGCCTGCAGGTCAGCCGCACGCCATTCCGCGAAGCGATCGGCACGCTTGCCAAGGAAGGGCTGATCGAGATCAAGCCTTATCGCGGCTTCTTCGTACGCAGCTTCACGCCCAAGGAGATCGACGACCTCTACGAGCTGCGCAAGACGCTCGAGTGTTTCGCCGTCGAGCTCGCCGTTCCGCAGATGAGCGACCGGCATATCGCCGGTTTCGAACGTATTCTGGATGAGGCAGTGGCGGCGCTGCGCCGCGGCGACATGGCGACCTACGGCATCCGCGACAAGGAATTCCACGAGACGATTGCCGAGCTTTCGGGAAGCGCCCCGTTGGTCGAAACCTTGGCACGGCTCGCGCTGCAAATCCAGATCTGCCGCTCAATCGCCAATGAGAGCCGCGATCTCGCCGAGCGGGCAGCCGAGGAGCGCGATCAGATCCTGCAGGCTTTCCGGTCGCGCGACATAACCCGCGCCAAGGCGCTGATGCACGCGCATATCAGCGACGTTCAGCAGGCCGTCATGGCGCGCTTTCAGAAGGAAAATCCGGCGCGCTAA
- a CDS encoding BMP family protein — protein MTKDMLISRRAVIASGIALGVSGFASLARAAAPLKVAGIHASPVENAWNSCLHKALQDAAKDGVIEYVFSEGVSGTDYPRAMREYAEQGNKLIIGEAYAVEKEARQVAADYPDTAFVLGSSGEQAGDNFGVFGTWNHDGAYLAGMLAGKMTKSNIVGSVGAIPIPEVNMLINAFAAGVKAVNPDAKHLVAFIGTFFDPPKAREAGLAQIDAGADILFGERIGTADAAKERGIRSVGSLIDYTPRYPDTVFANAMWYFRPILNAAIADVAAGKPVGRNYTSYGLMKEGGSDIVFVKGVAPAEAEAAMEAKRAEIKAGTFEVPKMMDEPK, from the coding sequence ATGACCAAAGACATGTTGATTTCACGCCGGGCAGTGATCGCGTCGGGCATTGCGCTTGGCGTCAGCGGCTTCGCCTCGCTAGCAAGGGCGGCTGCGCCCCTGAAAGTTGCCGGCATCCATGCGTCGCCGGTTGAAAATGCCTGGAACTCATGCCTGCACAAGGCCCTCCAGGACGCGGCCAAGGACGGAGTCATCGAATATGTCTTCTCCGAAGGCGTCTCGGGCACCGATTATCCCCGCGCCATGCGCGAATATGCCGAACAGGGCAACAAGCTGATTATCGGCGAGGCCTATGCCGTGGAGAAGGAGGCCCGTCAGGTCGCGGCCGACTATCCCGATACCGCTTTCGTGCTTGGTTCGAGCGGCGAGCAAGCCGGCGACAATTTCGGTGTTTTCGGCACCTGGAATCACGACGGCGCCTATCTCGCTGGCATGCTTGCGGGCAAGATGACCAAGTCGAACATCGTCGGTTCGGTCGGCGCCATTCCGATTCCCGAGGTCAACATGCTGATCAACGCCTTCGCCGCCGGCGTCAAGGCGGTCAACCCTGATGCAAAACACCTCGTCGCATTCATCGGCACTTTCTTCGATCCGCCGAAGGCCCGTGAAGCTGGCCTTGCCCAGATCGACGCCGGCGCCGACATCCTGTTCGGCGAACGCATCGGCACGGCCGACGCCGCCAAGGAACGCGGCATCAGGTCGGTCGGCTCGCTGATCGATTATACGCCGCGTTATCCGGATACGGTCTTCGCCAATGCCATGTGGTACTTCCGTCCGATCCTGAATGCCGCGATCGCCGATGTCGCCGCCGGCAAACCGGTGGGCCGAAACTACACATCCTACGGCCTGATGAAGGAAGGCGGCAGCGATATCGTCTTCGTCAAGGGCGTGGCGCCTGCCGAGGCGGAAGCCGCGATGGAAGCCAAGCGCGCGGAGATCAAGGCCGGCACCTTCGAAGTTCCGAAGATGATGGACGAGCCGAAGTAG
- a CDS encoding chaperone modulator CbpM, which yields MDDHEFRLYLKIDVVQLDFWVEQGWLIPETSGEKRQFRDADVARARLILDLMGNMGVNEAGVDVVMDLVDQLHGIRGTMSQLMTAISRQERDVQRRLLECLEDLEQF from the coding sequence ATGGATGATCATGAGTTCCGTCTTTACTTGAAAATCGATGTGGTCCAGCTCGATTTCTGGGTCGAACAGGGTTGGCTGATCCCTGAGACCTCAGGCGAAAAGCGACAGTTTCGCGATGCCGATGTCGCCCGCGCCCGGTTAATTCTGGATCTCATGGGCAATATGGGCGTCAACGAAGCCGGCGTCGACGTCGTCATGGATCTGGTCGATCAGCTTCATGGAATCAGGGGAACAATGAGTCAGCTGATGACCGCCATCTCCAGGCAGGAACGCGATGTCCAGCGGCGGTTGTTAGAATGTCTTGAGGATCTCGAACAGTTTTGA
- a CDS encoding amidase, which produces MQGDATELAAAIRRGSLSAAEAMQASLERAARRESLGAIAYLDAAMGLAAAHASDRERRSAPDHFSARPFAGVPTLAKDLGGPFRGLPVTAGSRLLERKGGETDSDLAFRFRDAGFCPFGLTTSPEFGLSLASEPAIGPVCRNPLDPARTAGGSSGGAAAAVAAGIVAIAHATDAGGSIRVPAACCGLVGLKPTRGAIPGGPSFGNHLAGIASELAVCRSVRDTALIFDRLSGNSRGPVPDPAPTDIDNGRLRIGLLTDTGPTYPTEGSRLAAVEDAARMLESDGHVIVPLAWADFEWSIAASRRAFADIVSVNLSALIEAAALEESRAEPLTQAFAARGRALSASMLWNTLNDAVLVSHALWALFDKVDCILMPMLASAPLAIGSFPSDHADTNLHLERMAAFAPVACLANISGFPALTLPFGQDEHAMPLPVQLIASMGQEPRLLSLAARLEAEALWQHRFPVAGLAT; this is translated from the coding sequence ATGCAGGGCGACGCAACGGAGCTGGCGGCAGCGATCAGGCGCGGCAGCCTGAGCGCTGCGGAAGCGATGCAGGCCTCTCTTGAGAGAGCTGCACGGCGTGAGTCGCTCGGCGCGATCGCCTATCTCGATGCCGCCATGGGCCTCGCCGCCGCACACGCCAGCGACCGGGAGCGGCGGAGCGCGCCGGATCATTTCTCTGCCCGGCCCTTTGCCGGCGTGCCGACCTTGGCGAAAGATCTTGGCGGTCCCTTTCGAGGGCTGCCGGTCACGGCGGGTTCCCGCCTGTTGGAAAGAAAGGGCGGCGAAACCGATTCCGATCTCGCTTTTCGCTTTCGCGACGCCGGCTTCTGCCCGTTTGGCCTGACGACGAGCCCGGAATTCGGTCTATCGCTCGCCAGCGAACCGGCAATTGGACCGGTCTGCCGCAATCCGCTCGATCCGGCGCGCACCGCTGGCGGTTCATCCGGCGGCGCGGCGGCAGCGGTTGCTGCCGGAATCGTCGCGATCGCCCATGCCACCGACGCCGGCGGCTCAATCCGTGTGCCTGCCGCCTGTTGCGGCCTCGTCGGACTGAAGCCGACCCGCGGCGCCATTCCCGGCGGTCCATCCTTCGGCAACCACCTCGCCGGTATTGCCAGCGAACTGGCGGTCTGTCGCTCGGTGCGGGATACGGCGCTGATTTTCGACCGGTTGAGCGGCAATTCCCGCGGACCCGTTCCGGATCCCGCCCCCACCGATATCGACAACGGCCGTCTGCGGATCGGCCTGCTGACCGATACCGGGCCGACCTATCCGACCGAGGGTAGCCGGCTTGCCGCCGTCGAAGACGCGGCGCGCATGCTGGAGAGCGACGGACACGTCATCGTTCCTTTGGCGTGGGCCGATTTCGAATGGAGCATCGCCGCCAGCCGCCGCGCCTTTGCCGATATCGTTTCCGTCAACCTTTCCGCACTCATCGAGGCGGCGGCTCTTGAGGAAAGCAGAGCCGAGCCTCTCACGCAGGCTTTCGCGGCGCGCGGCCGGGCGCTTTCGGCGTCTATGCTCTGGAACACGCTGAACGATGCCGTTCTGGTGAGCCACGCCCTTTGGGCACTGTTCGATAAGGTCGATTGCATCCTGATGCCGATGCTTGCATCCGCGCCTCTTGCGATAGGCTCCTTTCCGTCCGATCATGCCGACACGAATTTGCATCTCGAACGCATGGCGGCATTTGCGCCGGTTGCCTGTCTGGCCAATATCTCAGGTTTCCCTGCTTTGACGCTCCCTTTCGGACAGGATGAGCACGCCATGCCGCTGCCGGTGCAACTCATAGCGTCGATGGGCCAGGAGCCACGCCTCCTGTCGCTGGCGGCACGCCTGGAGGCCGAGGCGCTATGGCAGCACCGTTTTCCGGTCGCAGGATTGGCGACATGA
- a CDS encoding universal stress protein produces MYRTIICGIGMGSRETAIRLLRRAAALLDHGGNIVVLHVIENIPHRHLMDLPEEFETTAMAEAEKKLVSLCRELGVPATIEVRIGVAASMLVSAAAEKSADLILLSSHVTDITDYVFSSIVEKVMRRAGCSVLIDRRPDQPQEDEAVF; encoded by the coding sequence ATGTATCGAACGATCATCTGCGGCATCGGCATGGGTTCCCGGGAAACGGCAATCCGCCTCCTGCGTCGGGCGGCGGCGCTGTTGGACCACGGCGGCAACATTGTCGTCTTGCATGTCATCGAGAACATTCCGCACCGCCACCTCATGGATCTTCCGGAGGAGTTCGAAACGACGGCGATGGCCGAGGCTGAAAAGAAGCTCGTATCGCTCTGCAGGGAACTGGGTGTTCCGGCAACTATCGAGGTTCGCATTGGCGTTGCGGCCTCCATGCTCGTATCGGCCGCCGCTGAAAAATCGGCCGATCTCATCCTGCTGTCATCGCATGTCACCGATATCACCGACTACGTCTTTTCTTCGATTGTCGAAAAGGTCATGCGTCGCGCGGGATGCTCGGTCCTCATCGATCGGCGTCCCGATCAGCCGCAGGAAGACGAAGCCGTTTTCTGA
- a CDS encoding lysophospholipid acyltransferase family protein: MGEEEDASRRPIASRSSSWAIALVRRLLVLFVRIMVGARSEWRGCTPDLRRRIYFANHNSHVDTVAVMAALPWPVRRLTHPVAARDYWGTSAFRRFIAEKGLRAVLIDRKPLPDSNPLEPVERLLEEGCSVLIFPEGTRSSSEEIAPFRSGIYRLACRFPDVDLVPIHLDNLQRILPKGSWLIVPITCTARFGKPLRVEPGEGKDAFLARARAAVIELADGKHIA, encoded by the coding sequence ATGGGTGAAGAAGAAGACGCCTCGCGGCGGCCGATCGCGAGCCGGTCGTCGTCCTGGGCGATCGCCCTCGTCCGTCGCCTTCTCGTGCTGTTCGTGCGGATCATGGTCGGCGCCCGAAGCGAGTGGCGGGGCTGTACGCCCGACCTTCGCCGCCGCATCTATTTCGCCAATCACAACAGCCATGTCGATACTGTTGCCGTCATGGCTGCCCTGCCGTGGCCGGTGCGACGGCTGACCCACCCGGTCGCGGCGCGCGATTACTGGGGAACGAGCGCCTTTCGGCGTTTCATTGCCGAGAAAGGCCTGCGCGCCGTCCTGATAGACCGCAAGCCTCTGCCCGACAGCAACCCGCTGGAGCCGGTCGAGCGCCTGCTGGAGGAGGGGTGCTCGGTCCTGATCTTCCCGGAAGGAACGAGAAGCTCCAGCGAGGAGATCGCCCCGTTCCGCAGCGGCATCTATCGTCTTGCCTGTCGTTTCCCCGATGTCGATCTCGTGCCGATCCATCTCGACAATCTTCAGCGCATCTTGCCGAAGGGAAGCTGGCTCATCGTGCCGATCACCTGCACGGCCCGCTTCGGCAAGCCGCTGCGCGTCGAACCGGGCGAAGGAAAGGACGCATTCCTGGCCCGCGCCCGTGCAGCAGTCATCGAGTTAGCGGACGGAAAGCACATCGCATGA
- a CDS encoding J domain-containing protein: MSQDPYELLGVKRDASQKDIQSAFRKLAKKLHPDLNPGDRKAEERFKEISTAYEILSDEEKRGRFDRGEIDMTGAERAQRNYYRDYASAGGADNPYRNSAGFADFGDADDIFASFFSRRTGGGRARSQGQDRRFSMEVDFLEAINGTRTEVKLPDGPALEVGIPPGTRDGQTLRLRGKGEPGIGGGPAGDALIEIHVRPHRFFTRDGDDIRLELPISLSEAVLGGKLRVPTPSGPVNLTLPPHSNTGKVLRLKGKGVPKRGGGHGDIYVTLKIVLPDQPDERLPSLVKEWAAAHPYDPRKNMEA, from the coding sequence ATGAGCCAGGATCCCTATGAGCTTCTGGGCGTGAAACGGGATGCGTCGCAAAAGGATATTCAAAGCGCGTTCCGTAAACTTGCCAAAAAATTGCACCCCGACCTGAACCCAGGCGACAGGAAGGCCGAGGAACGTTTCAAGGAAATTTCGACCGCCTACGAGATTCTGAGCGACGAAGAAAAGCGCGGACGCTTTGACCGCGGCGAGATCGATATGACAGGCGCCGAGCGGGCGCAGCGCAACTATTATCGCGACTATGCCTCGGCCGGCGGCGCCGATAATCCCTATCGCAACAGCGCCGGCTTTGCCGACTTCGGCGATGCCGATGACATTTTTGCGAGCTTCTTTTCGCGCCGTACCGGCGGCGGCCGGGCGCGCAGCCAGGGCCAGGACCGGCGCTTCTCCATGGAGGTCGATTTTCTCGAGGCCATCAACGGCACCAGAACCGAGGTCAAGCTCCCCGATGGCCCCGCGCTCGAGGTCGGGATCCCGCCAGGAACGCGCGACGGCCAGACTTTGCGGTTGCGCGGCAAGGGTGAACCGGGCATCGGCGGCGGGCCGGCGGGCGATGCGCTCATCGAAATTCATGTGCGCCCGCACCGTTTCTTCACGCGCGACGGCGACGACATCCGCCTCGAGCTGCCGATTTCGCTCAGCGAAGCGGTGCTCGGCGGCAAGCTTCGCGTCCCCACGCCTTCCGGCCCAGTCAATCTGACGCTGCCGCCTCATTCGAACACCGGGAAAGTCCTGCGCCTGAAGGGCAAGGGCGTTCCGAAACGCGGCGGCGGGCATGGCGACATCTACGTCACCTTGAAGATCGTGTTGCCCGACCAACCTGACGAACGGCTGCCGTCCCTGGTGAAGGAGTGGGCGGCGGCGCATCCATACGATCCGAGGAAGAACATGGAGGCCTGA
- a CDS encoding Tm-1-like ATP-binding domain-containing protein, whose product MGKVYIVGTSDTKGAELNYAREVVLSAGTEAVLIDVGTLGEGAGADIPARDVAAFHPDGAAAVLGQTDRGTAVSAMAKALTGYLKSRNDIGAVLGLGGTGNTALVTEAMRALPIGLPKLMVSTVASGNVAPYVGPNDLTMMYSVVDIAGLNAISRRVIGNAANAAAGMARNPVPASTDDRPGIGMTMFGVTTPCVTQVREMLGKTHEVYVFHATGVGGQSMEKLAESGLLQGVIDVTTTEVPDLLVGGVFPATEDRFGAIIRTGLPYVGSVGAVDMVNFGARETVPAAFRDRRLHVHNAQVTLMRTTPEENGRIGAFIVERLNLMQGPVRFLLPLQGVSAIDAVGQPFHDPEADAALFSAIRTGWRDAPNRRLVEIDTHINSPEFAATLVASFHDIPA is encoded by the coding sequence ATGGGAAAGGTCTATATCGTCGGCACCTCAGACACCAAGGGCGCTGAACTGAACTACGCCAGGGAGGTGGTTCTTTCAGCCGGAACCGAGGCCGTTCTGATTGATGTCGGCACGCTTGGTGAGGGTGCGGGCGCCGATATTCCAGCGCGCGACGTCGCGGCATTTCATCCGGATGGTGCTGCGGCCGTGCTCGGGCAGACTGACCGGGGAACGGCGGTTTCGGCCATGGCCAAGGCGCTGACGGGTTACCTGAAATCACGCAACGATATCGGCGCTGTGCTCGGCCTCGGCGGTACCGGCAATACTGCGCTGGTGACCGAGGCGATGCGGGCGCTTCCGATCGGCCTGCCGAAACTGATGGTCTCGACGGTGGCCTCAGGCAATGTGGCGCCCTATGTCGGCCCGAATGATCTGACCATGATGTATTCGGTCGTCGACATCGCCGGTCTGAATGCGATTTCACGCAGAGTGATCGGGAATGCGGCCAATGCCGCGGCCGGCATGGCCCGCAACCCCGTTCCCGCCTCCACGGATGATCGGCCGGGCATCGGCATGACCATGTTCGGCGTCACCACGCCTTGCGTGACCCAGGTCCGCGAGATGCTCGGCAAGACCCATGAAGTCTACGTCTTCCATGCGACCGGCGTCGGTGGCCAATCGATGGAGAAGCTCGCTGAATCAGGTCTGCTGCAGGGCGTGATCGACGTGACGACGACCGAGGTTCCCGATCTCCTTGTCGGCGGCGTCTTTCCCGCGACCGAGGATCGCTTCGGCGCAATCATCCGCACCGGCCTGCCCTATGTCGGCTCGGTCGGCGCCGTCGACATGGTGAATTTCGGCGCGCGGGAAACGGTGCCGGCGGCTTTCCGCGACCGCAGGCTTCACGTCCATAATGCGCAGGTGACCCTAATGCGCACCACGCCGGAGGAAAACGGCAGGATCGGCGCTTTCATCGTCGAACGGCTCAACCTCATGCAGGGCCCGGTCCGCTTCCTGCTGCCGCTTCAGGGCGTCTCGGCAATCGATGCCGTCGGTCAGCCGTTCCACGATCCGGAAGCCGACGCCGCGCTGTTTTCCGCCATCCGGACCGGCTGGCGCGACGCGCCAAACAGACGTCTCGTCGAGATAGATACCCATATCAACAGTCCGGAATTTGCCGCGACACTCGTCGCCAGCTTCCACGACATCCCTGCCTGA
- a CDS encoding ABC transporter ATP-binding protein encodes MTGPVLEIIGVSKRFGDNLANDDISMTLARGEIVALLGENGAGKTTLMSILFGHYMPDAGRILIEGAEVPQGKPRAAIRAGVGMVHQHFSLAPNLTVLENVMTGTEKLWSWRSATSAARKKLLAISERFGLTVDPEARLGDLSVGEQQRVEILKALYNDARILILDEPTAVLTNIEAERLFTTLKEMARQGLSLIFISHKLDEVMAAADRIVVLRGGKMVAERRASDTSKVELAELMVGRRVTRPVREPSTPGAVVLEAAGVTVRTGGVDRLKSISFRLHQGEVLGIIGVSGNGQAALAHVLSGTLARSAGELKLFGETIGNLGVADVVEAGIGRIPEDRNHEGVIGEMAIWENAVLERIASPAFSRRGLVNRKAGMAFAREIIDGFDVRGGGPAIRTRLLSGGNMQKLILGRSLYRRPRILIAAQPARGLDEGAVAAVHARLLEARRQGTAVLLISEDLDEVIALADRIQAIVGGRLSPPVEAEDADARRLGLMMAGEWQETPGAGHAI; translated from the coding sequence ATGACCGGGCCTGTTCTGGAAATTATCGGTGTCAGCAAACGCTTCGGCGACAATCTCGCCAATGACGATATTTCCATGACGCTCGCGAGGGGCGAGATCGTGGCCCTGCTCGGCGAGAATGGTGCCGGCAAGACGACGCTGATGAGCATCCTTTTCGGCCATTACATGCCGGACGCCGGGCGAATTCTGATCGAGGGCGCGGAGGTGCCGCAGGGAAAGCCACGCGCGGCAATCCGCGCCGGTGTCGGCATGGTGCACCAGCATTTTTCGCTCGCCCCCAATCTGACGGTCCTCGAAAATGTCATGACCGGCACTGAAAAACTGTGGTCCTGGCGGTCGGCAACATCGGCGGCGCGCAAGAAGCTCCTGGCGATTTCCGAACGCTTCGGCCTCACGGTCGACCCGGAAGCCCGCCTTGGCGATCTGTCGGTCGGCGAGCAGCAGCGGGTGGAAATCCTCAAGGCACTCTACAACGACGCCCGCATCCTGATCCTCGACGAGCCGACGGCGGTGCTGACCAACATCGAGGCCGAGCGACTGTTCACGACGCTCAAGGAGATGGCCCGCCAGGGCCTGTCGTTGATCTTCATTTCGCACAAGCTCGATGAGGTCATGGCGGCGGCCGACCGCATCGTCGTCTTGCGCGGAGGCAAGATGGTCGCCGAACGCAGGGCATCGGACACGAGCAAGGTGGAGCTGGCTGAATTGATGGTCGGACGCCGCGTGACACGGCCCGTTCGCGAACCATCGACACCCGGCGCCGTTGTCCTCGAAGCTGCCGGTGTAACGGTGCGCACGGGCGGGGTCGACCGGCTGAAATCGATCAGCTTTCGGCTGCATCAGGGAGAGGTCCTCGGCATTATCGGCGTTTCCGGCAATGGCCAAGCGGCGTTGGCGCATGTTCTGTCGGGTACGCTGGCGCGCAGCGCCGGCGAGCTCAAGCTGTTCGGGGAAACCATCGGCAATCTCGGCGTCGCCGATGTCGTCGAAGCCGGCATCGGCCGCATTCCCGAGGACCGCAACCACGAGGGTGTGATCGGCGAAATGGCGATCTGGGAAAACGCCGTGCTGGAGCGGATCGCCTCACCGGCCTTTTCGCGCCGTGGTCTCGTCAACCGCAAGGCGGGCATGGCTTTCGCGAGGGAGATCATTGACGGATTCGACGTTCGCGGCGGCGGCCCGGCAATTCGCACTCGGCTGCTTTCCGGCGGCAATATGCAAAAGCTCATTCTCGGGCGCAGCCTGTATCGACGGCCGCGTATCCTGATTGCCGCGCAGCCTGCCCGCGGCCTCGACGAAGGTGCAGTCGCCGCCGTGCACGCACGCCTGCTCGAAGCCCGCCGGCAGGGAACCGCCGTGCTGCTGATCTCGGAGGATCTTGACGAGGTGATCGCACTTGCAGACCGCATACAGGCGATCGTCGGCGGCCGCCTGTCGCCGCCCGTCGAGGCTGAAGACGCCGACGCCCGCAGGCTGGGGCTGATGATGGCCGGTGAATGGCAGGAAACTCCAGGGGCCGGCCATGCGATTTGA